A window from Danio aesculapii chromosome 6, fDanAes4.1, whole genome shotgun sequence encodes these proteins:
- the sumo1 gene encoding small ubiquitin-related modifier 1, which produces MSDTETKPSSDGGEKKDGEYIKLKVIGQDNSEIHFKVKMTTHLKKLKESYSQRQGVPMNSLRFLFEGQRIADNQTPKELGMEDEDVIEVYQEQTGGCRND; this is translated from the exons ATGTCAGACACG GAGACCAAGCCCTCAAGCGATGGAGGCGAGAAGAAGGATGGAGAGTACATTAAACTCAAAGTGATCGGTCAG GACAACAGtgaaattcactttaaagtgaaGATGACGACACATTTAAAGAAGCTGAAGGAATCCTACAGTCAGAGACAG GGTGTACCCATGAACTCTCTAAGGTTTCTCTTTGAGGGACAGAGAATCGCAGACAACCAGACCCCCAAAGAG ctgggAATGGAAGATGAGGACGTGATCGAGGTGTATCAGGAACAGACTGGAGGCTGTCGGAACGACTAG
- the fzd7b gene encoding frizzled-7b, producing MMAVREVGPCVYKTYCVFITTLLFGLSSAQYHGEKGISVPEHGFCQPISIPLCTDIQYNQTIMPNLLGHTNQEDAGLEVHQFYPLVKVQCSQDLKFFLCSMYAPVCTVLEQAIPPCRTLCERARQGCEALMNKFGFQWPERLRCENFPVHGAGEICVGQNKSDPDVPTTDPTPYIPEPFSPRIHAPSINQAFTCPLQLTVPSYLNYHFLGAKNCGAPCEHKQPYGLMYFKEEEVRFGRLWVGIWSILCCVSTLFTVLTYLVDMRRFHYPERPIIFLSGCYFMVAVAYAAGFLLEDKVVCIDKFRDDAFKTVAQGTKKEGCTILFMVLYFFGMASSIWWVILSLTWFLSAGMKWGHEAIEANSQYFHLAAWAVPAVKTITILALGQVDGDLLTGVCYVGIYNVDALRGFVLAPLFVYLFIGTSFLLAGFVSLFRIRTIMKHDGTKTEKLEKLMVRIGVFSVLYTVPATIVIACYFYEQAFREQWEKTWHMQTCKRFAVPCPNNNFAPMTPDFTVFMIKYLMTMIVGITSGFWIWSGKTLQSWRRFYKRLGNNQGETTV from the coding sequence ATGATGGCGGTACGGGAAGTTGGTCCATGTGTCTACAAAACATACTGCGTGTTCATCACAACACTTCTGTTTGGACTGTCTTCTGCCCAGTATCACGGAGAAAAGGGCATCTCCGTCCCGGAGCATGGTTTCTGTCAGCCCATATCTATTCCCCTGTGTACAGACATTCAGTATAACCAAACGATCATGCCAAACCTGTTGGGACACACCAACCAGGAGGATGCAGGACTAGAGGTGCACCAGTTCTACCCTCTGGTCAAAGTTCAGTGTTCTCAAGATCTGAAGTTTTTCCTCTGTTCCATGTATGCACCAGTGTGCACCGTTCTGGAACAAGCAATTCCACCCTGTCGCACTTTGTGCGAGCGTGCAAGGCAAGGGTGCGAGGCCCTTATGAACAAGTTTGGCTTCCAGTGGCCTGAAAGACTCCGCTGTGAAAACTTCCCTGTTCACGGAGCAGGAGAGATCTGCGTGGGACAGAACAAATCAGACCCTGATGTCCCGACGACAGACCCCACGCCATACATACCAGAACCCTTCAGTCCACGTATTCATGCGCCAAGCATAAATCAGGCATTCACATGCCCTCTTCAACTCACAGTCCCTTCCTACCTCAACTACCACTTTTTGGGAGCGAAAAACTGTGGTGCTCCTTGCGAGCACAAGCAACCATATGGCCTGATGTACTTCAAGGAGGAAGAGGTACGATTTGGTCGCCTCTGGGTGGGAATCTGGTCTATCCTGTGCTGTGTGAGTACCCTGTTCACGGTCCTCACTTACCTTGTGGATATGCGCCGGTTCCATTATCCAGAGCGCCCCATTATCTTCCTCTCTGGGTGTTATTTTATGGTGGCGGTGGCTTACGCAGCAGGTTTTTTACTAGAGGACAAAGTAGTCTGCATCGATAAATTCAGGGATGATGCTTTTAAGACTGTGGCTCAAGGGACTAAAAAAGAGGGCTGCACCATTCTCTTCATGGTGCTGTATTTCTTTGGCATGGCCAGCTCCATTTGGTGGGTGATCCTATCTCTCACTTGGTTCCTCTCTGCTGGGATGAAATGGGGTCATGAAGCTATTGAAGCCAACTCTCAATATTTTCATCTAGCAGCATGGGCTGTTCCTGCTGTGAAGACCATTACTATCCTCGCTTTGGGTCAAGTGGATGGAGATCTTCTGACTGGTGTATGTTATGTAGGCATCTACAATGTTGATGCACTGCGTGGATTCGTTCTCGCCCCCCTTTTTGTTTACCTCTTCATCGGTACGTCTTTCCTTCTGGCTGGATTTGTCTCATTGTTCCGCATTCGTACTATCATGAAGCATGACGGCACCAAGACAGAAAAACTAGAGAAGCTTATGGTACGGATTGGGGTGTTCAGCGTCCTCTACACCGTTCCTGCAACCATCGTCATTGCGTGTTACTTCTACGAACAAGCGTTTCGTGAGCAGTGGGAAAAAACCTGGCACATGCAAACGTGTAAGCGATTTGCCGTGCCATGCCCAAACAACAACTTTGCACCAATGACGCCGGATTTCACTGTGTTTATGATCAAGTACCTCATGACCATGATTGTAGGCATAACATCAGGATTCTGGATTTGGTCTGGAAAAACTCTACAGTCATGGCGCAGGTTTTACAAACGGCTAGGCAACAACCAAGGGGAAACAACGGTGTGA